In Leptolyngbya sp. 'hensonii', the following are encoded in one genomic region:
- a CDS encoding TrbI/VirB10 family protein produces MTETQALTQPEATDGSETVLAQDPGWNERRAATILGFEDQELSTANAEIPLIKASAGNDLPDPREHPVSPSLGNNPIAKVGLVGGVSLAAFILVGFIFSSMTTMSLKSSSVQSSSVAANSSEILNFTENAASEQQQAVLLTESALSKQEKQLAALSDPKLTRRDNKSPSEAETTRPGTVAKGPIAPIAPAPVTLPIPVTPLPAPASVRTLPNPIESPSSVGVQPVDPMQQWQTASTIGSYTPGPNLLTAAPPTAPHTATVIETQPFPTPPTVVMPSTATQSTVIPDQSNTINPVEEAAILNGRPVRFLAIGTRVAGRLLTPIQREEEAIPQNSAQAAPLRLIVRLEAPLLNPSGQVALPAGTDVIAEVLSVGQSGLVTMTAISIVTEGVEYHLPAHAITIRGQQGYPLMARRLNDPGAEIAGLDTALVLFGGLSKVGELINRPQSTTLITGLGSTTTTVQNSSPDVMAALMQGGFGGLTQQLETRNQQALQSAMSRSALWLLEPGTPVEVFVNQTLQL; encoded by the coding sequence ATGACAGAAACCCAAGCCTTAACCCAGCCTGAGGCCACAGACGGGTCTGAGACGGTGCTGGCTCAAGACCCCGGCTGGAACGAACGTCGAGCAGCGACTATCCTCGGTTTTGAGGATCAGGAATTATCCACAGCCAATGCCGAAATACCCCTGATCAAAGCCTCGGCAGGGAACGATCTGCCTGACCCTCGCGAACACCCTGTGAGCCCTTCTTTGGGAAACAACCCAATCGCCAAGGTGGGGCTCGTTGGTGGGGTTTCTCTGGCTGCTTTTATTCTGGTCGGGTTCATCTTCAGTTCGATGACGACAATGAGCTTGAAAAGCAGTTCTGTGCAATCGTCTTCAGTGGCAGCAAACTCCAGCGAAATTCTCAACTTCACGGAAAATGCCGCATCAGAGCAACAGCAGGCGGTTCTCCTCACAGAATCCGCTTTGAGCAAGCAAGAAAAGCAACTGGCTGCCCTGTCCGACCCCAAATTAACCCGACGGGACAACAAGTCGCCATCTGAAGCAGAAACGACCCGGCCAGGGACTGTTGCTAAAGGGCCGATCGCCCCGATTGCCCCAGCCCCAGTAACCCTGCCTATCCCGGTGACACCCCTACCAGCCCCAGCATCGGTCAGGACTTTACCGAACCCAATTGAGTCTCCCAGTTCAGTGGGGGTACAACCCGTTGATCCAATGCAGCAGTGGCAGACTGCTTCCACGATCGGCAGTTACACCCCCGGTCCTAACCTGCTGACGGCTGCTCCTCCAACTGCTCCCCATACCGCAACCGTGATCGAGACTCAGCCTTTCCCCACTCCCCCAACTGTAGTGATGCCTTCCACGGCAACTCAATCTACAGTGATTCCGGACCAGAGCAACACCATCAATCCGGTTGAGGAAGCAGCCATCCTGAACGGACGACCAGTTCGCTTCCTGGCGATCGGAACCCGTGTTGCAGGCCGATTGCTGACCCCGATTCAGCGGGAGGAAGAGGCAATCCCCCAGAATTCGGCTCAGGCTGCCCCCCTACGGCTGATCGTGCGCCTGGAAGCTCCCTTGCTCAACCCCAGCGGACAGGTGGCTCTACCTGCAGGCACCGACGTGATCGCTGAAGTCCTTTCTGTGGGGCAGTCCGGGCTGGTGACCATGACGGCGATCTCGATCGTCACGGAGGGGGTGGAATACCACCTACCCGCCCATGCCATTACTATTCGGGGCCAACAGGGTTATCCGCTGATGGCCCGCCGCTTGAACGACCCTGGGGCCGAAATTGCCGGACTCGATACGGCATTGGTCTTATTTGGTGGGCTGAGCAAGGTGGGAGAACTGATCAACCGGCCCCAATCCACCACCCTGATTACAGGCCTGGGCAGCACCACCACTACCGTACAAAATTCATCCCCCGATGTGATGGCGGCTTTGATGCAGGGTGGGTTTGGGGGCCTGACCCAGCAACTGGAAACCCGGAACCAGCAGGCTCTCCAGTCCGCCATGAGCCGATCGGCCCTCTGGCTACTGGAGCCAGGAACTCCCGTAGAAGTGTTCGTCAATCAAACCTTACAACTCTAA
- a CDS encoding type IV secretion system DNA-binding domain-containing protein — protein sequence MQRLFPNDYPMQALTLSLSPPTNPGPLPQILLSPSGLTLLTCLIGVGLLSSLGQPSHRKNRLATSQFAGSREKAIARQKAHRQMRDRKRNAVTFYIGKPKVKTELRSGQITAKIIRDTQTFYLPDAQRGIAVCGGPGSGKTFSVIDPCVRSVVDQGFPLILYDFKYPTQSERLAGYATQAGYEVRVFAPGFPESEVCNPLDFLRDDNDALMARQIATVLNKNFQLSAQASEDSFFSDAGDQLIEALLMLTKGMKYADMITMQGFLSLDGLTDRLLQANLNPWVRASFGQLFSVAKSEKTLSGITGTAFKVINRMVKPGIVDAFCGPSTIPLDLQGKQLLILGMDRERRDVLGPLLATVLHLIVTRNVVKRRTDPLVVALDELPTLYLPNLHQWLNENREDGLACILGFQNIVQLEKAYGKELARAVLGGCATKAIFNPQEPDSAQMFSTYLGDEEIRYHQKSRNLGSGKASYTISEQEKTRKLFEPSQFLKLRSGRCILISPAFENNQEASLPMQVTVKVPKADLEAMATSQSAWDTLKATLIHRSAQVNYTRQDIQNRYEDIDRRFPPRKGN from the coding sequence ATGCAACGCCTCTTTCCCAATGACTACCCTATGCAGGCATTAACCCTCTCCCTCTCTCCTCCCACCAACCCAGGCCCCCTGCCGCAGATCCTGCTCTCTCCCAGTGGCCTTACCCTGCTGACCTGCCTGATCGGAGTCGGGCTACTCTCCAGCTTGGGACAACCCTCCCACCGGAAAAACCGACTGGCCACCTCCCAGTTTGCCGGATCCAGAGAAAAAGCGATCGCCCGCCAAAAAGCCCACCGCCAGATGCGCGACCGCAAACGCAATGCCGTCACCTTTTACATTGGCAAGCCCAAAGTGAAGACAGAACTGCGATCGGGCCAGATCACCGCCAAAATCATCCGGGATACCCAGACCTTCTACCTCCCCGATGCCCAACGGGGCATTGCGGTCTGTGGCGGCCCCGGTTCCGGTAAGACCTTTTCAGTGATTGACCCCTGCGTTCGATCAGTCGTAGATCAGGGCTTCCCCCTCATCCTCTATGACTTCAAGTATCCGACCCAATCAGAGCGCCTCGCAGGCTACGCTACCCAGGCCGGGTACGAGGTGCGAGTTTTTGCTCCCGGTTTTCCAGAGTCAGAGGTCTGCAACCCCCTGGATTTTCTGCGGGACGACAATGATGCCCTGATGGCCCGCCAGATCGCAACTGTCTTGAACAAAAATTTTCAGCTTTCCGCCCAGGCATCAGAGGATTCCTTTTTTTCCGATGCCGGGGATCAATTGATTGAAGCCCTGCTGATGCTGACCAAAGGGATGAAATACGCCGACATGATCACGATGCAGGGATTCTTGAGTCTGGATGGGCTGACCGATCGTCTCCTCCAAGCAAACCTCAATCCCTGGGTACGGGCCAGTTTTGGTCAGCTCTTCTCCGTAGCCAAATCAGAGAAAACCCTGTCCGGCATCACCGGCACGGCCTTCAAGGTGATCAACCGCATGGTTAAACCGGGCATTGTGGACGCATTTTGCGGCCCATCCACGATTCCCCTGGACCTACAGGGAAAACAACTGCTGATCCTGGGCATGGACCGGGAGCGGCGGGATGTACTGGGTCCCCTCCTGGCAACCGTGCTGCACCTGATCGTCACCCGCAACGTCGTCAAGCGCCGGACCGATCCGCTGGTGGTGGCTCTGGATGAGCTGCCGACCCTGTACCTACCGAACCTGCACCAGTGGCTGAATGAAAACCGGGAGGATGGACTGGCCTGCATTCTGGGCTTTCAAAACATTGTGCAATTGGAAAAAGCTTACGGCAAAGAACTGGCCCGAGCTGTACTGGGCGGATGTGCCACGAAGGCCATCTTTAATCCCCAGGAGCCGGATTCGGCCCAGATGTTTTCGACCTATTTGGGAGACGAAGAGATTCGCTATCACCAGAAGTCCCGTAATCTGGGCAGCGGCAAAGCCAGTTACACCATTTCTGAGCAGGAGAAAACCCGCAAGCTATTTGAGCCCAGCCAGTTCCTGAAGCTGCGAAGTGGGCGCTGCATCCTAATCAGCCCAGCTTTTGAGAATAACCAGGAGGCTTCCCTACCCATGCAGGTGACAGTCAAAGTTCCCAAGGCTGACCTGGAGGCAATGGCTACCAGTCAATCGGCCTGGGATACCCTGAAAGCGACCTTGATTCATCGGAGTGCTCAGGTCAATTACACCCGTCAGGATATCCAGAATCGTTACGAGGACATCGATCGACGGTTTCCACCCAGAAAAGGGAATTAA
- the tpiA gene encoding triose-phosphate isomerase has protein sequence MRKIVIAGNWKMYKTQAEALEFLQGFMPLLEETPEDREVVLCVPFTDLATLSRNLHGGRIRLGAQNVHWQEVGAYTGEISASMLTEIGARYVIIGHSERRQYFGETDQTVNLRLKAAQAHGLIPILCVGETKQQRDAGETEAIIFNQLKQDLVEVDQQNLVIAYEPIWAIGTGDTCETREANRVIGLIRQQLTNPNVPIQYGGSVKPDNIDEIMAQSEIDGALVGGASLQPESFARIVNYQT, from the coding sequence GTGCGAAAAATTGTCATTGCCGGTAACTGGAAAATGTACAAAACTCAGGCAGAAGCCCTAGAGTTTCTGCAGGGTTTCATGCCCCTTTTAGAGGAAACGCCTGAAGACCGGGAAGTTGTTCTCTGTGTTCCATTTACAGATCTGGCGACTCTATCCAGGAATCTACATGGGGGGCGGATTCGTCTGGGTGCCCAGAATGTTCACTGGCAGGAAGTTGGGGCCTACACTGGTGAAATTTCTGCCTCCATGCTGACAGAAATTGGAGCCCGATATGTCATCATTGGCCACAGTGAACGGCGACAATACTTTGGGGAAACGGATCAAACCGTTAATTTACGGCTGAAAGCAGCTCAGGCCCATGGTCTCATCCCCATTCTCTGTGTCGGTGAAACCAAGCAACAGCGAGATGCCGGTGAAACGGAAGCGATTATTTTTAACCAACTGAAGCAAGACCTAGTTGAGGTAGACCAACAGAATTTAGTGATTGCCTATGAACCGATCTGGGCGATCGGGACAGGAGACACCTGCGAAACCAGAGAAGCCAACCGGGTGATTGGGCTGATTCGCCAGCAGCTAACCAATCCAAATGTACCCATCCAGTATGGAGGGTCTGTCAAGCCCGATAATATCGATGAGATCATGGCCCAGTCAGAAATTGATGGAGCCCTGGTGGGTGGGGCCAGTCTGCAACCGGAAAGCTTTGCCCGCATCGTGAATTATCAGACATAG
- a CDS encoding TolC family protein, which translates to MRSFRSRVVMGLGAALILSSPALAQDVRSTATPVPEVLNPNANPLQFPTRSEEVQIKVNEPITLQQAFELARRHNRALQVTELQLRASQSALQAARASENPTVTFQSNLSYSDSAQGEFSVRQQQNSTLTSLANSQNNQNTISAPLTGTLEVSYPLYTSGRTTANIQAAERQVRYNELQYELQAEQLRLDVSTDYYALQQADEQVRISRASVRNAAISLRDAEARERAGVGTRFDVLQSQVQLANAQQTLTSALSQQQIARRQLAQRLSLSQSANITAADAIEVVGLWDLSLENSIVLAFKNRAELEQQLVQREINERQRAAILAALGPQLNVFANYNVYTDFDARPNPGLADGYSVGARLSWSLYDGGVAQAQADQQTRNMEIAEVRFADTRNQVRFQVEQAYYQLQSNFANIQTAALALEQATEALRLARLRFQAGVGTQTDVINAETALTQAESNRLQAIISYNRALASLQRAISNFSTPLGST; encoded by the coding sequence ATGAGAAGCTTTCGTTCTCGTGTGGTGATGGGGTTGGGTGCGGCCTTGATTCTGAGCAGTCCTGCCCTGGCTCAGGATGTACGATCGACCGCCACCCCTGTACCAGAAGTGTTAAATCCCAATGCCAATCCGCTGCAGTTTCCAACCCGATCGGAGGAAGTGCAGATTAAAGTTAACGAACCCATCACCCTACAACAGGCTTTTGAACTGGCCCGACGGCATAACCGGGCTTTGCAGGTGACTGAGTTGCAGTTGCGGGCCAGCCAGTCTGCACTCCAGGCCGCTCGAGCCTCCGAAAATCCCACGGTCACATTCCAAAGTAATCTCAGCTATTCGGATTCGGCTCAGGGGGAATTTTCAGTTCGGCAGCAGCAGAATTCTACCCTGACATCCCTCGCCAACTCCCAGAATAACCAGAACACCATCAGTGCTCCACTCACAGGTACGCTTGAGGTCAGCTATCCACTCTATACTTCGGGCAGAACAACCGCGAATATCCAGGCTGCCGAACGCCAGGTCCGCTACAACGAATTACAGTATGAACTGCAGGCTGAGCAGCTCCGTCTGGATGTATCTACTGATTACTATGCGCTGCAACAGGCCGATGAACAGGTGCGGATTTCGCGCGCTTCGGTTCGAAATGCGGCGATCAGCTTACGGGATGCGGAGGCTCGCGAAAGAGCAGGTGTCGGTACGCGGTTTGATGTCTTACAATCCCAGGTCCAACTGGCTAACGCCCAACAAACTCTGACGAGTGCGCTCAGTCAGCAGCAAATTGCTCGACGACAACTGGCTCAGCGATTGAGCTTATCTCAGTCAGCCAATATTACTGCAGCCGATGCGATAGAAGTTGTTGGCCTCTGGGATTTATCCCTGGAAAATAGTATCGTGCTGGCTTTCAAGAATCGGGCAGAGTTAGAGCAACAACTGGTACAGCGGGAGATTAACGAACGCCAGCGGGCAGCGATTCTGGCTGCTCTGGGGCCACAGTTAAATGTTTTCGCAAACTATAATGTCTACACCGACTTTGATGCCAGGCCCAATCCTGGTTTGGCGGATGGATACTCGGTGGGTGCACGGCTGAGCTGGAGCCTGTATGATGGGGGCGTAGCCCAGGCCCAAGCCGATCAGCAAACCCGTAATATGGAGATTGCCGAGGTGCGGTTTGCTGACACCCGTAACCAAGTCCGGTTCCAGGTAGAGCAGGCTTACTATCAGTTGCAGTCCAACTTTGCCAATATCCAGACGGCAGCATTAGCGCTGGAGCAGGCTACAGAAGCCCTGCGGTTAGCCCGATTGCGATTCCAGGCGGGTGTCGGCACCCAAACTGATGTGATTAACGCAGAAACTGCCCTGACACAGGCTGAATCCAACCGTCTGCAGGCCATTATTAGCTATAACCGGGCGCTGGCTTCCCTCCAGCGGGCCATCAGCAACTTCTCAACTCCCCTGGGTTCTACCTGA
- a CDS encoding TIGR03279 family radical SAM protein: MSTSTIRPALITHVLSGSIAEEIGFEPGDRLVSINGQHPRDLIDYQFLCADEVLELEVLDAKGKTHRVEIEKEYDDDLGLEFESALFDGLIQCNNRCPFCFIDQQPPGKRQTLYLKDDDYRLSFLYGSYLTLTNLSQREWERIAAMRLSPLYVSVHATEPVVRSRLLKNDRAGQVLEQLRWFQQHRLQIHAQVVVCPGINDGAHLDRTLLDLAQFHQGEVPAVASVAVVPVGLTRFRPAADELVPVTPTKAQEVIDQVQPLQAQFHRQTGSTFAWLADEWFLIAGRDLPPEEHYETYPQIGNGVGSIRLFLKEFAVAAQQLPDRVRTPRTLTWVVGNAVEQAFAPIVQQLNQVEGLTVHLAALRSDYWGQEISVTGLLTGHDLLQGLQNRSLGDAVLLPTVMLKQGETRFLDDRTVEELIQQLQTPFLPVAGIEALLTACTGKLP, from the coding sequence ATGAGTACATCCACAATTCGGCCTGCTTTGATTACCCATGTCCTGTCCGGCTCGATCGCCGAAGAAATTGGGTTTGAACCGGGCGATCGGCTGGTATCGATTAATGGTCAACATCCTCGCGACCTGATTGATTACCAGTTTCTCTGTGCCGATGAGGTATTGGAACTGGAAGTGCTGGATGCAAAGGGCAAAACCCATCGGGTAGAAATCGAGAAGGAGTATGACGATGATCTGGGTCTGGAGTTTGAGTCGGCTCTGTTTGATGGCCTGATTCAGTGTAATAATCGCTGTCCTTTCTGCTTCATTGACCAGCAACCCCCTGGAAAACGCCAGACCCTCTACCTGAAGGATGATGACTACCGGTTGAGTTTCCTTTACGGCAGTTACCTGACCCTGACTAATCTATCCCAACGGGAGTGGGAGCGGATCGCTGCCATGCGCCTATCCCCCCTCTATGTGTCGGTCCATGCCACAGAACCGGTGGTGCGGAGTCGCCTCCTGAAGAATGACCGTGCCGGACAGGTGCTGGAGCAATTACGCTGGTTCCAGCAGCATCGTCTGCAGATTCATGCCCAGGTGGTGGTCTGTCCGGGGATCAACGATGGGGCACATCTGGATCGCACCCTGCTGGACCTGGCCCAATTTCATCAGGGGGAGGTGCCAGCGGTGGCCTCTGTGGCCGTGGTGCCTGTGGGACTGACCCGCTTTCGTCCGGCTGCGGATGAGCTGGTGCCGGTGACACCCACCAAAGCCCAGGAGGTGATTGACCAGGTTCAGCCTTTACAGGCGCAGTTTCATCGTCAGACGGGTTCGACTTTTGCCTGGTTGGCCGATGAGTGGTTTTTGATTGCGGGTCGGGATCTGCCCCCAGAGGAGCATTATGAGACCTATCCTCAGATCGGCAATGGTGTGGGGTCGATTCGACTGTTCTTGAAGGAATTTGCCGTTGCTGCCCAACAACTGCCCGATCGGGTGAGGACTCCCCGAACGCTGACCTGGGTTGTGGGCAATGCAGTAGAACAAGCTTTTGCCCCGATCGTCCAGCAATTGAACCAGGTGGAGGGGTTAACCGTTCATCTGGCGGCACTCCGGAGCGATTACTGGGGCCAGGAGATCAGTGTCACGGGCTTGCTCACGGGGCACGATTTACTCCAGGGCCTGCAAAACCGATCTCTGGGTGATGCGGTCCTTCTGCCTACGGTAATGTTGAAGCAGGGTGAGACCCGCTTCCTGGATGACAGAACTGTGGAAGAACTGATCCAGCAGTTACAGACCCCATTTCTCCCGGTTGCGGGTATAGAAGCCCTCTTGACTGCCTGTACGGGCAAGTTACCATAG
- a CDS encoding ABC transporter substrate-binding protein → MKFPFLIKPLLAKYGALAIAALLFVVLLATFFPRSPKTTSGPPIPLAVAASLSGEGASGGEEIVQSVKLYVDAVNRDGGIKGHPIKLLTFDDKGTVDGAKQVAQDIVKSPTLVLLGHRSSDASIEAGSLYQENQLAAITGTANNEKVTADRPYYFRMIYTNSKLANVLSIYAQQVLQQKQASIIYDQASSNEQRQSERLKTALGSKGTVKHLWALDSEPTRRKQSIQKIVKELAADPESGILFLTLTKEDLAEELLVAIKRQGLNPPLMGEQALSRESFARRFEKYAEEKKTPGFFTEGMYVPSPILFDSAGVDAQEFLSNYQRAYGKSPSYLGAKFYEATIAAVDALRKADLKGTASDLQRDREQVQQALTALNSPKVALPGLTGPLYFNDNRSSDQPVRVAQFHGYQLISAPQQFTTVNNPEKLDLPREVKAGHIVQVGDQSFWRQRVVYTGIDLNKLGRIEQNKSSFSADFYVWFRYKGDDVPSEIEFPDAVSNSVNPTAPIFDAKTPLKAKVINGLNYRLYRVRGDFKNSFDFRDYPFDIQRLAIRFDNPHLSNDRLIYVIDVQGLKLPKPETVQRKPFQGLQLWKFKDMAYVQDTTRSTSTQGDPDLFQANQQIDYPGFSVRMTLQRKTLVFLSKNLLPLLLLTLISYCVLYFPYSMFVPRIMAPASTLLSGIVLLLAFNNQLPEISYSVALEYVFYTYFLLCLIPVVVTVIGVGLEKDGKKAALWTLDVSARILFPLIVMSLIAIYSLNYSDRLVG, encoded by the coding sequence ATGAAGTTCCCTTTCCTTATTAAACCTCTTCTGGCCAAATATGGAGCTCTTGCTATTGCTGCCTTATTGTTTGTCGTCTTACTGGCAACCTTTTTCCCCCGATCACCCAAAACGACCAGTGGCCCACCCATCCCTCTGGCTGTTGCGGCATCCTTGAGCGGGGAAGGGGCCAGTGGCGGTGAAGAAATTGTCCAGAGTGTGAAACTTTATGTCGATGCGGTGAACCGGGATGGCGGTATCAAAGGACATCCAATCAAACTGTTGACCTTTGATGACAAAGGGACTGTCGATGGGGCAAAGCAGGTGGCCCAGGACATTGTCAAAAGTCCAACGCTGGTCTTGTTGGGCCATCGTTCTTCCGATGCCTCGATCGAAGCGGGTAGTCTTTACCAGGAAAACCAGCTCGCTGCAATTACAGGCACGGCAAACAATGAAAAAGTAACCGCCGATCGGCCTTACTATTTTCGGATGATCTATACCAACTCGAAGTTGGCCAATGTTTTATCTATCTATGCCCAGCAGGTGCTGCAACAGAAACAGGCCAGCATTATCTATGACCAAGCCAGCAGTAATGAACAGCGCCAATCGGAGCGGCTGAAAACAGCTCTGGGTAGCAAGGGAACGGTCAAGCATCTCTGGGCATTGGATTCAGAACCAACCCGGCGTAAACAGTCGATTCAAAAGATTGTCAAGGAACTGGCTGCAGATCCCGAATCAGGTATCCTTTTCCTGACCCTGACGAAGGAAGATCTGGCTGAGGAGTTGCTGGTCGCGATCAAACGACAGGGCCTTAACCCACCGCTGATGGGCGAGCAGGCCCTCTCCAGGGAATCTTTTGCCAGACGGTTTGAGAAATATGCTGAGGAGAAAAAGACTCCTGGCTTTTTTACAGAAGGAATGTATGTTCCTTCTCCCATCTTGTTTGATAGTGCCGGTGTTGATGCCCAGGAATTTCTCAGCAATTATCAGAGAGCCTACGGCAAATCCCCGTCCTATTTGGGAGCCAAGTTTTATGAAGCCACGATCGCAGCGGTTGATGCCTTACGTAAAGCCGATCTGAAAGGAACTGCCTCGGATCTGCAGCGCGATCGAGAACAGGTGCAGCAGGCTCTGACTGCCCTCAATAGCCCTAAAGTGGCGTTGCCCGGCCTCACAGGTCCCCTGTATTTCAATGACAACCGCAGTAGCGACCAACCGGTCCGGGTAGCCCAATTCCACGGCTATCAGCTCATCTCGGCTCCCCAACAGTTCACAACGGTGAACAATCCGGAAAAGCTCGACCTACCCCGTGAGGTGAAAGCAGGTCATATTGTCCAGGTGGGGGATCAGTCCTTCTGGCGGCAACGGGTCGTTTACACTGGCATTGATTTGAACAAGTTGGGTCGGATTGAACAAAATAAATCGAGTTTTTCGGCAGATTTCTATGTTTGGTTCCGGTACAAGGGAGATGATGTTCCCTCAGAGATTGAATTTCCGGATGCAGTCAGTAATAGTGTGAATCCTACGGCTCCTATTTTTGATGCCAAAACCCCGCTGAAGGCTAAGGTGATCAATGGTCTGAATTATCGTCTCTACCGGGTTCGGGGTGACTTTAAGAATAGCTTCGATTTTCGGGACTATCCCTTTGATATTCAGCGACTGGCGATTCGGTTTGACAATCCCCATCTCTCGAACGATCGACTGATTTATGTCATTGATGTTCAGGGGTTAAAGTTGCCTAAGCCAGAAACAGTTCAGCGTAAACCCTTTCAGGGTCTGCAACTCTGGAAGTTTAAGGATATGGCTTACGTTCAAGACACCACTCGCAGTACCTCGACTCAGGGCGATCCGGATTTATTCCAGGCAAATCAACAAATTGACTATCCTGGATTCAGCGTTCGCATGACCTTGCAGCGGAAAACCCTAGTGTTCTTGAGCAAGAATTTGCTGCCTCTGTTGCTGTTAACCCTGATCAGCTACTGCGTTCTGTATTTCCCCTACAGTATGTTTGTACCCCGAATTATGGCCCCGGCCTCTACCCTGCTATCTGGTATCGTGTTACTTCTGGCGTTCAATAATCAACTGCCTGAAATTAGCTACAGCGTAGCGCTGGAGTATGTTTTCTATACCTATTTCCTCCTGTGCCTGATTCCGGTCGTGGTCACGGTCATTGGGGTTGGCCTCGAAAAAGACGGCAAAAAAGCAGCCCTGTGGACTTTGGATGTCTCTGCCCGCATTCTATTTCCCCTGATTGTGATGTCATTAATTGCCATCTACAGCCTCAATTACAGCGATCGGCTGGTTGGATGA